One part of the Coleofasciculus sp. FACHB-T130 genome encodes these proteins:
- a CDS encoding alpha/beta hydrolase, with protein MPLPTVILPGYLEGAIAYRPLEQSLQESGFPTVTVPLRSRDWVPTVGGRSMIPILRQLDRTVKQMLQQYNVSQLNLIGHSAGGWISRIYLGEKPYSIHGDVTEDAGLWHAHPSVATLVTLGTPHISGERWTRKNLDFVKMNYPGAFYSTVRYICVAGKSIFGARRPGQWLAYSSYKLTCGIGNTWGDGITPIEAAHLEGATNLVIEGVKHSPRTPGIWYGSPVALPSWVEYLA; from the coding sequence ATGCCTTTACCGACTGTCATTTTGCCCGGATATCTCGAAGGCGCGATCGCCTACCGTCCACTCGAACAATCTCTACAAGAATCGGGTTTCCCCACTGTAACCGTACCCTTGCGAAGTCGGGATTGGGTGCCCACTGTAGGAGGACGGTCGATGATTCCGATTTTGCGGCAACTCGACCGCACGGTAAAACAAATGTTGCAGCAATACAACGTTTCTCAGCTTAACCTGATTGGTCACTCCGCTGGCGGCTGGATTTCCCGGATCTACCTGGGGGAAAAACCTTATTCTATTCACGGAGATGTCACAGAAGACGCTGGTTTGTGGCACGCTCACCCTTCTGTTGCCACGCTTGTCACCTTAGGAACGCCCCATATCAGCGGGGAACGCTGGACGCGGAAAAATCTAGATTTTGTCAAGATGAACTATCCAGGAGCCTTCTACTCAACGGTGCGTTACATCTGCGTTGCCGGTAAATCTATCTTCGGGGCGAGGCGTCCGGGGCAGTGGCTAGCCTACAGCAGTTACAAACTCACCTGTGGGATTGGTAACACTTGGGGAGATGGGATTACGCCGATTGAAGCCGCTCATCTGGAGGGAGCAACCAATCTGGTTATCGAAGGTGTCAAGCACTCACCCAGAACTCCTGGAATTTGGTACGGTTCGCCAGTCGCTTTACCGTCTTGGGTGGAGTATTTGGCATGA
- a CDS encoding cytochrome b N-terminal domain-containing protein, whose protein sequence is MKTEQYEFVLRRLATILAVGILTLSLIAAVTGILLAFYYEPAAGGAYDSLQAIANEVSNGWVILRVHDLAGNGLIAVSLIEIVVMFLGRQFTNSWLTAWISGILLTLTAIALGWTAMILDWTQLGYWRLSIELGTIEAIPFIGSQLRDIVTGGGAITTATVEHLYTLHSYILSVGAIAIALIHLGGLLVQERQQKQLQIKLAATNLAAESESAQAQNDPKSLSLSSAESQK, encoded by the coding sequence ATGAAAACCGAGCAGTATGAATTTGTCCTTCGGCGTCTGGCTACGATCCTGGCTGTTGGGATTCTAACCTTGAGCCTAATCGCTGCTGTGACTGGAATTCTGTTAGCTTTCTACTACGAACCGGCGGCGGGTGGTGCTTATGATTCCCTGCAAGCGATCGCAAATGAAGTTTCCAATGGCTGGGTGATTCTCCGCGTTCACGATCTCGCGGGAAATGGGTTAATTGCAGTGTCTTTAATCGAAATTGTCGTGATGTTTCTGGGGCGACAATTTACGAATAGTTGGTTAACTGCGTGGATTAGTGGCATTCTATTGACATTAACCGCGATCGCGCTCGGTTGGACGGCGATGATTCTCGATTGGACTCAACTCGGCTACTGGCGTCTGAGCATCGAACTGGGAACTATCGAAGCCATTCCTTTTATTGGCTCCCAGCTGCGAGACATCGTTACAGGTGGTGGAGCCATTACTACAGCTACTGTCGAACACCTCTACACCCTACACAGCTACATTTTATCCGTGGGAGCGATCGCGATCGCACTGATTCATCTAGGCGGGTTATTAGTCCAGGAAAGACAGCAAAAGCAGCTTCAGATAAAATTAGCTGCCACTAACTTAGCTGCCGAGTCAGAATCCGCGCAAGCACAGAACGATCCCAAATCTCTCAGCCTTAGCAGTGCTGAGTCACAGAAATAG
- a CDS encoding cation:proton antiporter — translation METSFELTLQIVITVVAGISAQVLAQYLQVPSIVFLLLFGILLGPDGLRLLHPHSLGTGLEVITALAVAVILFEGGLNLELRELGKVSGSLRNLVTLGTLITLLGGGMAAHWLGEFPWPIAFLYASLVVVTGPTVISPLLKQVQVDRQVAALLEGEGVLIDPVGAILAVVVLDTILNADTDPIEAFIGLVLRLGIGGGIGVVGGWLMGWIIKRAKFLSEDLNNLVVLAGLWGLFGLAQTIRSESGLMATVMAGIVLGASSIPEERMLRRFKGQLTILGVSVLFILLAADLSIASVFALGWGSLFTVLALMFIVRPINIGLCTFNSDLNWRQKLFLCWIAPRGIVSASVASLFAIFLTQRGINGGDSIKALVFLTIILTVFLQGLTARWVARWLQINLQEATGAVIIGCNPLSRLIARLFQEQGESVVLIDTDPEACQKAEQENLRVFLSSGLDTEVLEEAGLDSMGTFLAMTNNGEVNLVLAQRASEEFRPPRVLAVFPQANTPTNNSKVHQAFIPNLSIKNWNQYLNDGQVKLGKTSLKEPGFSFQQAHLQALIRSGELVPLLFLREGRFQVVPATEDWEAGDQIIYVLHDPRPKLLKRLSGASPSSRLALEKLPEVEEVPISSASVGVLLGELKPEPQTEPTEA, via the coding sequence ATGGAAACATCCTTTGAACTAACCCTGCAAATCGTTATCACGGTTGTTGCAGGTATCAGCGCCCAGGTTTTAGCCCAATATCTTCAGGTTCCTAGCATCGTCTTTTTGCTGCTGTTTGGCATTCTCCTGGGACCTGATGGCTTGCGCCTGCTACACCCGCATTCTCTAGGTACGGGCTTAGAGGTCATTACTGCTCTGGCAGTGGCAGTGATTCTGTTTGAGGGGGGGCTGAACCTAGAGCTGAGAGAGTTGGGCAAGGTTTCCGGCAGCCTGCGAAACTTAGTGACGCTGGGAACGCTGATCACGCTTCTGGGCGGCGGTATGGCAGCTCACTGGCTGGGTGAATTTCCCTGGCCTATCGCTTTTCTCTACGCTTCCTTAGTGGTCGTAACGGGACCAACCGTGATCAGTCCTCTGCTGAAACAGGTGCAAGTAGATCGGCAAGTGGCAGCACTTCTGGAAGGAGAAGGCGTCTTAATTGACCCAGTAGGGGCTATTTTGGCTGTCGTCGTGCTGGACACCATTTTGAACGCCGATACCGACCCCATCGAAGCTTTCATCGGTCTCGTCTTACGCTTAGGCATCGGCGGCGGCATTGGCGTTGTCGGTGGCTGGTTGATGGGTTGGATTATCAAACGCGCCAAGTTTCTTTCAGAAGACTTAAATAACCTGGTCGTTCTGGCTGGGTTGTGGGGCTTATTTGGTTTGGCGCAAACAATCCGCAGTGAGTCGGGGTTAATGGCAACCGTGATGGCGGGAATTGTTCTGGGTGCCTCCTCAATCCCAGAAGAACGGATGTTGCGGCGATTTAAAGGACAATTAACGATTCTTGGCGTTTCGGTTTTGTTCATCCTGCTGGCAGCTGACTTGTCCATCGCAAGTGTATTTGCGCTGGGGTGGGGAAGTTTGTTTACAGTTCTGGCACTGATGTTTATCGTGCGACCGATAAACATCGGCTTATGTACCTTCAATAGCGACCTGAACTGGCGGCAGAAGCTGTTTTTGTGCTGGATTGCTCCTAGAGGAATTGTTTCGGCGTCGGTTGCTTCTCTATTTGCCATTTTTCTGACCCAGCGGGGCATCAACGGCGGCGATTCTATCAAAGCGTTGGTCTTCCTCACGATTATCCTGACCGTATTTTTGCAAGGACTGACAGCACGTTGGGTTGCTCGTTGGCTGCAAATCAACCTCCAGGAAGCAACGGGCGCTGTGATTATTGGTTGTAATCCCTTAAGCCGCCTGATTGCCCGTTTGTTTCAGGAACAAGGAGAGTCTGTAGTGCTGATTGACACAGACCCCGAAGCGTGCCAAAAAGCAGAGCAGGAAAATCTGCGGGTATTTTTAAGCAGTGGTTTGGATACGGAAGTTCTGGAAGAGGCGGGACTCGACTCAATGGGAACCTTTCTGGCAATGACGAATAATGGGGAGGTGAATTTAGTGTTGGCGCAGCGTGCTTCTGAGGAGTTTCGTCCTCCTCGTGTGTTGGCAGTATTTCCCCAAGCGAATACACCGACTAATAATAGTAAGGTTCACCAAGCTTTCATTCCTAATTTATCAATTAAGAATTGGAATCAATACCTGAACGATGGACAGGTGAAGTTAGGCAAAACGTCACTCAAAGAGCCTGGTTTTTCGTTTCAACAAGCTCATCTACAAGCCTTAATTCGTTCCGGGGAGCTAGTACCCTTACTATTTTTACGGGAGGGGCGTTTCCAAGTGGTACCTGCGACAGAGGATTGGGAAGCGGGAGATCAGATTATTTATGTGCTGCATGACCCTCGACCAAAACTCTTGAAGCGTTTATCGGGTGCGAGTCCATCTTCTCGTTTGGCGCTAGAGAAACTGCCGGAAGTTGAAGAGGTACCCATCTCATCTGCAAGTGTAGGTGTCCTTTTGGGAGAACTCAAACCAGAACCTCAAACAGAACCTACAGAAGCTTGA
- a CDS encoding DUF5895 domain-containing protein yields MNASANFDFDDDKFNAPPSQVIPWCQMINPRYGKTGIQPHGLAIKLDNANAVGFKPDATWDQVQHEFSTGVETLFITTTPRLVIVRRGPLSVKDRETGMKLGTFKDNYDAFLADKLKFKTFTRHLIFLVGEKQKLLHYLPLQLTVNGAAGASFGKSYCEMKQGQVVGGFIAELEKAYAQYRKQPLTPKGPLFHAHGIFCPLIEMEERGSGTNTALVASTVDYEHPTAKNLTEYLISSSSEESVLICKTFEEYQDFGKEKPKEETLAPKMEMAGVSSSYDYHDEFEYGEPPYVRNVWSEIDGIYEPLTEEWNHQRIDHRMKFLG; encoded by the coding sequence ATGAACGCATCTGCGAATTTTGACTTCGACGACGACAAGTTCAACGCACCACCTTCTCAAGTGATCCCTTGGTGCCAGATGATCAATCCTCGATATGGGAAAACTGGCATCCAGCCGCACGGATTGGCAATTAAGCTAGATAACGCTAATGCGGTTGGCTTTAAACCGGATGCCACTTGGGACCAGGTGCAGCATGAGTTTAGCACCGGAGTCGAAACGCTGTTTATCACTACTACCCCCCGCTTAGTCATCGTGCGGCGGGGGCCATTGTCTGTGAAAGACCGTGAAACTGGGATGAAATTGGGTACGTTTAAAGATAACTACGATGCTTTCTTGGCAGACAAGCTCAAGTTTAAGACGTTCACTCGCCACTTGATTTTTTTAGTCGGGGAGAAACAAAAGCTTTTGCATTACTTGCCACTGCAATTGACGGTGAATGGTGCAGCAGGTGCTAGTTTTGGAAAATCCTACTGCGAGATGAAACAAGGTCAAGTCGTCGGTGGATTTATTGCTGAATTGGAAAAGGCTTATGCTCAGTATCGCAAGCAGCCTTTAACACCAAAAGGACCGTTGTTTCACGCTCATGGAATTTTTTGTCCGTTAATTGAAATGGAGGAAAGGGGCAGTGGCACAAATACGGCTCTGGTGGCTAGTACAGTAGATTACGAGCATCCTACTGCTAAGAATTTAACAGAATATCTAATTTCTTCCAGTTCTGAGGAGTCTGTGCTTATCTGCAAAACTTTTGAGGAGTACCAAGACTTCGGAAAAGAAAAACCGAAAGAGGAAACCCTCGCGCCCAAAATGGAGATGGCAGGGGTGTCTAGTTCATACGATTATCACGATGAATTTGAGTACGGCGAACCTCCTTATGTGCGAAACGTTTGGTCAGAAATTGATGGTATTTATGAACCTCTAACCGAGGAATGGAATCATCAAAGGATTGACCACCGGATGAAATTTCTCGGTTAG
- the ltrA gene encoding group II intron reverse transcriptase/maturase — MNTADKSMYVWETIPWRKLERSVFKLQKRIYQASQRGDVKTVHKLQRLLIKSWSAKCLAVRRVTQENRGKKTAGVDGIKSLTPIQRLALVKNLKLSQKSRPTRRVWIPKPGTKEERPLGIPTMADRALQALVKLALEPEWEAKFEPNSYGFRPGRSCHDAIEAIFNTIRYKAKFVLDADIAKCFDSINHEALLRKLNTSPTIRHQIKAWLKAGVIDWKAYSERKEAYSHTSKSTPPGGVISPLLANIALHGLENRITQAFPKRNLLVNGKTVTIPSPAVIRYADDFVILHEDLSVVQRCQQIASDWLKDMGLELKPSKTRTSHTLQKYEENRGFNFLGFNVRQYPQGKNHSGKNTNGQLLGFKTLIKPNNEAIKRLLSKTAEIIGSMKAAPQPEVIKRLNLILRGWANYYSTVVSKDAFAKADHLLFSQLKSWAEFRHHNKGTSWVKAKYWKTIGTEKWVFTNSTKEARLLEIADTPILRYTKVKGNSSPFDGNWVYWSSRLAKYPGISKDAAFLLRRQKGKCSRCGLNFNMGDVMEIHHIDENHNNNKNSNLSMLHGHCHDHTHSIWLENEFKALEEW; from the coding sequence ATGAACACGGCTGACAAGTCGATGTATGTATGGGAAACAATTCCTTGGCGTAAGCTTGAGCGAAGTGTTTTTAAGCTCCAAAAGCGCATCTATCAAGCTTCTCAACGTGGTGATGTCAAAACAGTCCACAAACTCCAGAGACTACTGATAAAATCCTGGTCGGCAAAATGTTTAGCTGTACGTCGAGTAACGCAGGAAAACAGGGGCAAAAAGACAGCCGGAGTAGATGGAATAAAATCACTTACGCCCATCCAAAGGCTAGCCCTAGTTAAAAACCTGAAACTATCCCAAAAATCAAGACCAACGAGAAGGGTATGGATTCCCAAACCCGGAACAAAAGAGGAGCGACCATTAGGGATTCCAACGATGGCAGACCGTGCGTTGCAGGCATTGGTAAAACTAGCATTAGAGCCAGAATGGGAGGCAAAATTCGAGCCTAACTCATACGGTTTCCGACCGGGGCGCTCATGTCATGACGCAATAGAAGCAATATTTAATACAATCAGGTACAAAGCCAAATTTGTATTAGACGCTGATATTGCTAAGTGCTTCGACAGCATTAATCATGAAGCTCTGCTTAGAAAATTAAATACATCCCCCACCATTCGCCATCAAATAAAGGCTTGGTTAAAAGCAGGGGTAATAGACTGGAAAGCCTACTCCGAAAGGAAAGAAGCATATAGTCATACATCTAAGAGCACACCACCGGGAGGCGTAATATCACCTCTCCTAGCAAACATTGCCCTTCACGGATTGGAAAATCGAATTACTCAGGCGTTTCCCAAAAGAAATCTCTTGGTAAATGGTAAAACGGTAACGATTCCAAGCCCTGCCGTTATTCGATATGCCGACGACTTCGTAATATTACACGAAGATTTATCCGTTGTCCAAAGATGTCAGCAGATAGCATCAGACTGGTTAAAAGACATGGGCTTGGAACTAAAACCAAGTAAAACCCGAACTTCTCATACCCTCCAAAAGTATGAAGAAAATAGAGGCTTCAATTTCCTAGGTTTTAATGTCAGACAATATCCACAAGGAAAAAATCACTCTGGCAAAAACACCAATGGACAATTGCTTGGATTTAAGACCCTCATCAAACCCAACAATGAAGCAATAAAGAGGTTGTTGAGTAAAACTGCCGAAATAATTGGTTCCATGAAAGCTGCTCCCCAGCCTGAGGTAATCAAAAGACTGAATCTCATACTGCGTGGATGGGCAAATTATTACTCAACAGTAGTAAGCAAAGATGCTTTTGCAAAAGCAGATCACTTACTATTCTCACAGCTTAAAAGTTGGGCGGAATTTAGGCACCATAACAAAGGAACATCTTGGGTAAAAGCAAAATACTGGAAGACTATAGGTACTGAGAAGTGGGTGTTTACGAACTCCACGAAGGAGGCAAGACTGCTCGAAATAGCGGATACACCCATACTCAGATATACAAAAGTCAAAGGTAATAGCAGCCCCTTCGATGGAAACTGGGTGTACTGGAGTAGCAGGTTAGCAAAATATCCCGGTATTTCAAAAGATGCCGCCTTCCTACTAAGAAGGCAAAAGGGTAAATGCAGCCGTTGTGGGCTTAATTTTAACATGGGAGATGTCATGGAAATACATCACATTGACGAAAACCATAACAACAACAAAAACAGCAACCTATCAATGCTACACGGGCATTGCCACGACCATACACACTCTATATGGTTAGAGAACGAATTTAAGGCACTAGAGGAATGGTAA
- a CDS encoding murein transglycosylase A, which yields MRKTLALLSLSFGVTLGNVTLPALAKDPLSVPLIPVNSNLLNLVCCRSDALGLDEQIWGQNGQAGDRKALIASIDNSLRYLQTNSAAQAYQQYPVPGITRDRVRRSLVRFRQLVLNSGSAAELQAAIKREFVLYQSVGKDNKGNVQYTAYYEPTYTASRKQTAEHRYPLYGMPSNFNSWPKPHPTRVQLEGEDGLLGANSPLKGLEIAWMSDRLEAFLVQIQGSAQLQMTDGSVMTVGYAGGTDYPYTSVGKELAKDGKLPLSGLTLPVLIKYFQQNPLELSNYIPRNQRFVFFNETNGAPAMGSVGVPVTPERSIATDKSLMPPGALALIHTRVPYFNRAGKIEQRLVSRYVLDQDKGSAILGPGRVDYFIGTGKRAGDRAGVTGGNGQLYYLLLKQ from the coding sequence ATGAGAAAGACATTGGCTTTACTGTCCCTGAGTTTTGGTGTAACTCTGGGAAATGTCACTTTGCCTGCCCTCGCTAAAGATCCCCTGTCCGTTCCGCTGATACCAGTCAACTCAAACCTTTTAAATCTCGTCTGTTGCCGGTCAGATGCACTGGGACTTGATGAGCAAATCTGGGGGCAAAACGGTCAAGCCGGAGACCGAAAAGCTTTAATCGCCTCGATTGATAACAGTCTGCGATATTTACAGACAAACAGTGCCGCTCAAGCCTACCAGCAGTATCCGGTGCCGGGAATTACCCGCGATCGCGTCCGCCGATCTTTGGTTCGCTTTCGGCAGCTAGTTCTCAACTCTGGTTCGGCTGCCGAACTGCAAGCCGCAATCAAGCGTGAGTTTGTCTTGTACCAGTCTGTAGGCAAGGACAATAAGGGGAACGTTCAGTACACCGCCTACTACGAACCAACCTATACAGCCAGCCGCAAGCAGACGGCAGAGCATCGTTATCCTCTCTATGGGATGCCGTCAAACTTCAACTCTTGGCCCAAACCCCACCCCACACGGGTTCAGCTAGAAGGGGAGGATGGCTTGCTGGGAGCGAACAGTCCGCTAAAAGGGCTAGAAATCGCTTGGATGAGCGATCGCCTGGAAGCCTTCTTGGTGCAAATCCAAGGCTCTGCTCAGCTCCAGATGACTGATGGAAGCGTGATGACGGTCGGTTATGCAGGTGGAACCGATTACCCCTACACCAGTGTTGGGAAAGAACTCGCTAAAGATGGCAAACTGCCCCTATCCGGTCTGACGTTACCTGTGCTGATCAAATACTTCCAGCAAAATCCTTTGGAGCTGAGTAACTATATCCCGCGCAATCAGCGCTTTGTTTTCTTCAACGAAACTAATGGTGCCCCAGCGATGGGAAGCGTTGGGGTGCCGGTGACACCTGAGCGTTCGATTGCGACGGATAAATCTTTGATGCCTCCGGGTGCTTTAGCTTTAATTCATACAAGAGTTCCCTACTTTAATCGTGCCGGTAAGATCGAACAGCGTCTGGTGAGTCGCTACGTACTCGACCAGGATAAAGGAAGTGCAATTCTGGGTCCCGGTCGCGTAGATTATTTTATCGGAACGGGTAAACGGGCGGGTGATCGCGCGGGTGTCACCGGCGGCAACGGGCAACTGTATTACCTGCTGCTAAAACAGTAA